The Gloeocapsa sp. PCC 73106 sequence AACCATCATGGTGCCAAAATAAGAAACATCCATCAGATAATCCTGGGCTATTTCTGGTGTCATTGCCTTGTGTTTTCTTAATTGATACAGTTGCTCTATATATTCGTTTAATCTCTCACTTTCAGGAGGATTAACTATACTTACTCTATCTAGGTCTAACTGTATTCCATGTTGCTTTAAAACTTGTTCTATTTCAGATCTTTTACCTAGTAAAGTTATCTGAACGATATCTTGACTTATAAGTACTACTGTCGCTTTAAGAATGCGTGGATCTTTTCCTTCGGGTAAAACGATATGTTTGCGCTGAGATTTAGCCTGTTGTACCAAGTTATAGGTAAACATTTTAGGGGTTATACCTTTAGCTTGAACACGATTCATTTTCGCTTCTAATTTGTCTAGGGAAACGTATTGATCGAATAGCTTAATACACAGAGAGATTTTTTCTGTATCCTCGGGTGTTAAGGAAGGACGAATTTGACTAATTTTGGCTGCGGTTTCATAAGTATCGCTATTAACTGATAGGATGGGCAGAGGATCATAGAGACCTTCAATTAATTTACCAATCGAGGGTTCGGGTTTTAAACCTGTAGAAAGCAAGATTCCTGATAAATTGGGATAATTCAAAGATTGATTAGCTTGCAACATACCAATAATCACATCTCCTCTGTCTCCAGGTGTGATCACCAGACAATCTTCTTTTATTTTGGTGATGGCGTTTTGCATCTGCATCGCCGCGATGATAAAATCATGGACTAAAGCATCGAGTCTGTGTTCTCCATAGAGTACTTCAGCTTGGAGTTGCTCGACTATATCCCTGAGTCTAGGGCTGAATAAGTCTGCTTCGTAAGGAATAATCGCAATTAAATAGTTGTTTTCTGGATATTTTTGGTTTAAGGCTGTCTCTAGTTCCCCTAATAAAGCTGGATTGGCTTTATTTATAATAATACCCAGAATAGAACAGCCATTATTGGTATAGGAATCTATAGCAACTTCTACCGCACTAATACTATCTTGAATGTTGCTTTTATCCGCGTTTCCTAACATTAAGATAGAAGAGCTTAAATTTTTAGCGATTTCTTGATTAAGATTAAACTCAAAGGCTGAACTTTCTTTTACATAGTCTGAACCTTCGCAGACGATAAAATCACACTTACTTTCTAATGCTTTGTATTTGCTAATAATTATTTCTAAGAGTTCGTCCTGTCGATGATTGCCGAGTAATTCGCTAGCTTCTCGATAAAATAAGCCATAAGATTCTTTATAAGTTTGATTTAAATGAAAATAGGTTAAAACCAAGTTAATATGCTCATCCTGCTTGCCAGGAACTGGTTTTTTAATTATAGGTCGAAAAAATCCAACTTTAGGGGTCTTTCTTAGTAGTAGTTCGATAATTCCCAAAGCGATCAAAACTTTACCGCTGTTAGATTCTAAGCTGTTAATGTATAGAGAATTACTCATGTTAGTACAAAATACAAATTTATCTGCATAATAACAAGAGTTCTGTTTTTTGATACTAAGAGGAGAATTATGACAACTTTATTTGATAAACTAGGCGGTGCCGATGCTGTTGATCTAGCAGTTGATAAGTTTTATGAGAGAGTTTTACAAGACGATCGCATTAAACACTTCTTTGAACACATAGATATGGTGAAACAGCGATCGCACCAAAAAGCCTTTCTTACCTATGCTTTCGGTGGGACAGATACATATAATGGTCGTTATATGCGGGAAGCCCACAAAGAATTAGTAGAGAAGCAAGGCTTAAACAGCGAGCATTTTGATGCAGTAGCGGAGAATCTCATAGAAACTCTTAAAGAAATGGGGGTTCCTGCGGAACTTATCGCAGAGGTAGCCGCAGTTGCCGCAGCACCTGAACACAAAAAAGATCTTTTAAACCAATAGATTTCTCAGTCAATGTTCCAATGAACAAACTAGTGACCCTTGGCGCGATACGATACGCAATTCGTGGGTATAACGTGGCTGAGGGTCGTTGATTAACCAGACTGGAGGCACCATCATAGTTTCATAGTAGTCAATTTTGTGCAAAACTCCTGGCTCGCTTTTGAGTTCTACAGTCATACCGGGTAGATACTCAAACATTTCATCCCAATCGATAATTGACTCTGTGTTCATAGTAGTTAAACTATTTTGGTAACTAACATTCTCGCCAACTTCCTGAGCTGAGGCGATCGCGCAGGGATTCGCAAAGCGGTGCGCACTTTTTTTGCTTGTTTGAAGGCTCATAATTTTTCTCCATCTCAGAAAACTAGTGACACTTACTTCGCCTCAGCCACAATCGACTAGAAGAAGTAAATTTAATTCTGTATTCATTTTTACAAAATATGGGACCATTTCCTTAAATAAGTTAACAAATCTTGACGTATTATAACGCTAAGCTCAGGGTAAATCAAAATGTGCTTCTGATGTCCGATGCGGGAGGCAACGACGACCTGACTAACGTGGACTTGACTTTTGACCAAAGTGCTGCAAGTACCCTACCCAATAGTTCTCAGATTGTCGCGGGGACTTATCTTCCCAGTAATTTTAGTAATGATCCAGATGTTTTTCC is a genomic window containing:
- the pta gene encoding phosphate acetyltransferase gives rise to the protein MSNSLYINSLESNSGKVLIALGIIELLLRKTPKVGFFRPIIKKPVPGKQDEHINLVLTYFHLNQTYKESYGLFYREASELLGNHRQDELLEIIISKYKALESKCDFIVCEGSDYVKESSAFEFNLNQEIAKNLSSSILMLGNADKSNIQDSISAVEVAIDSYTNNGCSILGIIINKANPALLGELETALNQKYPENNYLIAIIPYEADLFSPRLRDIVEQLQAEVLYGEHRLDALVHDFIIAAMQMQNAITKIKEDCLVITPGDRGDVIIGMLQANQSLNYPNLSGILLSTGLKPEPSIGKLIEGLYDPLPILSVNSDTYETAAKISQIRPSLTPEDTEKISLCIKLFDQYVSLDKLEAKMNRVQAKGITPKMFTYNLVQQAKSQRKHIVLPEGKDPRILKATVVLISQDIVQITLLGKRSEIEQVLKQHGIQLDLDRVSIVNPPESERLNEYIEQLYQLRKHKAMTPEIAQDYLMDVSYFGTMMVYDGDVDGMVSGAIHTTQHTIRPALQIIKTKPGFSIVSSVFFMCLEDRVLVYGDCAVNSDPTSAELAQIAIASAQTAQAFGIEPLIALLSYSSGSSGQGEAVEKVRKAVAIAKELQPSLKLEGPIQYDAAVDSEVAAQKMPGSEVAGKATVLIFPDLNTGNNTYKAVQRETGAIAIGPILQGLKKPVNDLSRGCTVSDIINTVVITAIQAQND
- a CDS encoding group 1 truncated hemoglobin, which codes for MTTLFDKLGGADAVDLAVDKFYERVLQDDRIKHFFEHIDMVKQRSHQKAFLTYAFGGTDTYNGRYMREAHKELVEKQGLNSEHFDAVAENLIETLKEMGVPAELIAEVAAVAAAPEHKKDLLNQ